The sequence below is a genomic window from Acidobacteriota bacterium.
GCCCGCCGGCGTGTGCACGCTGAAGGACGGGCCGGTGGAATTCAGGATCTGCGCGGCCTGCCGCATCAACGGCACGGCGATGTGCTCGAGAAAGCCCGCGTAGGCGGCCGTCGCATCGTCCACGGCCTGCCGCCTGGCGGCTGCGTCCTTTCGCGCCTCGTCGAGCGCCCGCAGGATGCGTTTACGAAGCTCCGACACTTCCACGATGGTCGTTCCCCCTTCCGCATTCTACGGGATGCGGAGGCGGCGGCTCCGAGCGCTTTCGCGCGAAGTGCGCGGCCATCAGGCCGCCGAAGATCGGGACGTGCTCGACGGCGGTCAGCCCGGCGTCGCGCATCATGACCGCGACAGGCCGCGCGCCCGGATACCGCGCGACCGTCGCCGGGATGTACCGGTACGTGCCGGGGTCGCCATGGAGCGCCGCGCCGAGCGCCGATCCGACGACCGTGAGGTACCCGAGGTAGATCGCGCGGATGGAGGCGGACTCCGGCCGCTCGAAGTCCAGCGCCGCCAGAACGCCGCCGGGCCGAAGCGTCGCGGCGATCTCGTCGAGCGCACGCGGCAGGTCGACGACGTTTCGGAGACCGTAGCCGATCGTGACCACGTCGAACGCCTCGGCAGGCAGCGGCAGATGCGTCATGTCGCCGACCACCCAGCTCGCGTGATCGATCCCCTTGCGGCGCGCCCG
It includes:
- a CDS encoding ubiquinone/menaquinone biosynthesis methyltransferase, producing the protein MTGRAERSLERALETPQGKYRYARRLFATIADRYDLITRLLSFGCDQRWKRMLVRRAGVAPGMRVLDLACGTGDLAELMSRRGATVIGLDFTAPMIARARRKGIDHASWVVGDMTHLPLPAEAFDVVTIGYGLRNVVDLPRALDEIAATLRPGGVLAALDFERPESASIRAIYLGYLTVVGSALGAALHGDPGTYRYIPATVARYPGARPVAVMMRDAGLTAVEHVPIFGGLMAAHFARKRSEPPPPHPVECGRGNDHRGSVGAS